One part of the Streptomyces nigra genome encodes these proteins:
- a CDS encoding esterase/lipase family protein: MDDPRRLPLVYVRGFAGGTSGIDKAVGDPFYGFNEGSTHVRVGAHDQPLFHQFESPLLRLIREEGYELLVRGSQETYLAEHAQVPANSVWVHRFYDRSSSTWGGRPEEYRLESAAADLLDLVDRLREKTGAPAVHLVAHSMGGLICRCLLQKVLPDRGRDAAECIGKFFTYGTPHGGIAFDLGGGWLERIRDAVGIQGADIFGPRRMYEYLTPQAEFDPGGPPEGWDARRMPQGPGTLPLERVFCLVGTDPADYDVAFGLSSTAVGPHSDGLVQIERAYVPDAHRAYVHRSHSGRYGMVNSEEGYQNLRRFLFGDTRIEASLVGHRLPDDDDLVWQAETRLSVRGLPVVMHERLAAHWCPVQLDPPAAGTGAGEASVPLATTFLNSRLRQTTGEPMRFILMLRLLSLRERRGILSLGDHIERTADFSDTLVIDVGTPEAGPGIWAAWNSEIEGAIRDHRVAGAPRSDEDPTPGRWVAHIPLPESTVPLVGDRARIRLVATPWS, translated from the coding sequence GTGGACGACCCCCGCCGTCTTCCCCTCGTCTACGTCCGTGGCTTCGCCGGAGGGACGTCGGGGATCGACAAGGCCGTCGGTGATCCCTTCTACGGGTTCAACGAGGGGTCCACGCATGTCCGGGTCGGGGCCCACGACCAGCCGTTGTTCCATCAGTTCGAGAGTCCTCTGCTGCGGCTGATCCGTGAGGAGGGGTACGAGCTGCTGGTGCGGGGGAGCCAGGAGACCTACCTCGCCGAGCACGCGCAGGTGCCCGCCAACTCCGTATGGGTGCACCGGTTCTACGACCGGTCCTCCAGCACCTGGGGCGGCCGGCCGGAGGAGTACCGGCTGGAGAGCGCCGCCGCCGATCTGCTCGACCTCGTCGACCGGTTGCGGGAGAAGACCGGCGCCCCCGCGGTCCATCTCGTCGCCCACTCCATGGGCGGGCTGATCTGCCGGTGCCTGCTGCAGAAGGTGCTGCCGGACCGGGGCCGCGACGCCGCCGAGTGCATCGGCAAGTTCTTCACCTACGGCACTCCGCACGGCGGTATCGCCTTCGACCTCGGGGGCGGCTGGCTGGAGCGGATCCGGGACGCCGTCGGGATCCAGGGCGCCGACATCTTCGGACCCCGGCGGATGTACGAGTACCTGACGCCCCAGGCCGAGTTCGATCCCGGCGGGCCGCCCGAGGGGTGGGACGCCCGGCGGATGCCCCAGGGGCCCGGGACGCTGCCGCTGGAGCGGGTCTTCTGCCTCGTCGGCACCGATCCGGCCGACTACGACGTCGCCTTCGGGCTGTCCTCCACCGCTGTCGGGCCGCACAGCGACGGGCTCGTGCAGATCGAGCGGGCGTATGTGCCGGACGCGCACCGGGCGTATGTGCACCGTAGTCACAGCGGGCGGTACGGGATGGTCAACTCCGAGGAGGGGTACCAGAATCTGCGGCGGTTCCTGTTCGGGGACACCCGGATCGAGGCATCGCTGGTCGGGCACCGGCTGCCCGATGACGACGACCTCGTGTGGCAGGCCGAGACACGGCTGTCGGTGCGCGGACTGCCCGTCGTCATGCACGAACGGCTGGCCGCCCACTGGTGCCCCGTCCAGCTCGACCCGCCCGCGGCCGGCACGGGCGCCGGTGAGGCATCCGTCCCGCTCGCGACCACCTTTCTCAACAGCCGGCTGCGTCAGACGACAGGCGAGCCGATGCGGTTCATCCTCATGCTGCGGCTGCTGTCGCTGCGCGAGCGTCGCGGCATCCTCAGCCTCGGCGACCACATCGAGCGCACTGCCGACTTCTCCGACACCCTCGTCATCGACGTCGGGACCCCCGAGGCCGGGCCCGGTATCTGGGCCGCCTGGAACTCGGAGATCGAGGGCGCCATCCGCGACCATCGCGTCGCCGGCGCGCCCCGGTCCGACGAGGACCCCACCCCCGGCCGCTGGGTCGCCCACATCCCGCTCCCCGAGAGCACCGTCCCCCTGGTCGGCGACCGAGCCAGGATCCGGCTGGTCGCCACGCCCTGGAGCTGA